The Paramisgurnus dabryanus chromosome 3, PD_genome_1.1, whole genome shotgun sequence genome includes a window with the following:
- the LOC135768371 gene encoding GTPase IMAP family member 4-like, which translates to MEELRIVMLGKQGAGKSSSGNTLLDQNLFHTAAHTDRVTQTCSAQTSTIGQEKITVVDTPGWPDSSSETEIKQEIMKCIDMCSPGPHVFLLVLPIGRFTDEEIKTIIDIMTEFGPEANKHMLLLFTRGDDLEEKSIEDYLKNTQEDLKNILEMCSGYHVFNNRDKNKNIQSQVSSILQKINRMVENNAKKCYTKTMYQNKDQRRGQEAGRRKEENLALSKYATKHKNTETKMGKYSEMNEKREKQSQIREVRKQIDKEERDTEIVMPMNKISSNDSKGAHRQDYNRVEHISVDRRDIEMMLELQRTNSDKLKKLSGRVAGVEMCLQEIKNMLGERLNQEKKTNKPQNLLLLADQV; encoded by the coding sequence ATGGAAGAATTGAGAATTGTTATGTTGGGTAAGCAAGGAGCAGGAAAGAGTTCATCAGGAAACACTCTTCTGGATCAAAACCTGTTCCACACTGCCGCCCACACTGATCGAGTAACTCAGACCTGTTCAGCGCAAACATCCACTATAGGCCAGGAAAAGATCACAGTGGTTGATACACCTGGATGGCCTGATTCTTCATCTGAGACTGAAATCAAGCAGGAGATCATGAAATGCATTGACATGTGCAGTCCTGGACCTCATGTGTTTCTCCTGGTGTTGCCCATCGGAAGATTTACTGATGAAGAGATAAAAACAATCATAGATATTATGACTGAATTTGGCCCTGAAGCTAACAAACACATGCTACTGCTGTTCACCAGAGGAGACGATCTGGAGGAGAAGTCCATTGAAGACTACCTTAAAAATACACAAGAGGACCTGAAGAATATACTTGAGATGTGTTCTGGATATCATGTGTTCAACAACagagacaaaaacaaaaacattcaaaGTCAAGTATCTTCTATTTTACAGAAAATCAACCGTATGGTTGAAAACAATGCTAAAAAGTGTTACACAAAGACTATGTATCAAAATAAAGATCAACGAAGAGGACAAGAGGCAGGGAGGAGAAAAGAGGAGAATTTGGCACTAAGCAAATATGCTactaaacataaaaatacagaaacAAAGATGGGGAAATACAGTGAAATGAATgagaaaagagaaaaacaaagcCAAATAAGAGAAGTGAGGAAACAGATTGATAAAGAAGAGAGAGACACTGAAATAGTGATGCCCATGAATAAAATATCTAGCAATGATAGTAAGGGAGCACATAGGCAAGATTATAATAGAGTTGAGCACATATCTGTTGATAGAAGGGACATTGAGATGATGTTAGAATTACAGAGAACCAATAGtgataaacttaaaaaattgtCAGGGCGTGTAGCAGGTGTGGAAATGTGTCtacaagaaataaaaaatatgcttggTGAAAGACTGAATcaagagaaaaaaacaaacaaaccacaGAACCTACTGCTCCTGGCAGATCAGGTCTAA